CTCTTCAAGCAGCTGGCCACGGTCTACGGCAAGATCTTCCGCCTCAGCTTCCCGAACCGCACCAAGAAGGCCGACGTCGCCGCCACCTCGGTGGCACAGCAGGCGGTGGCGGCATGAGCCCGGACCAGGTGGTCCAGAGCCTCGCTCGCCTGAACACGTTCTGCGACGCCAGCGAGACCGAGCTACGCACGATCGCCGAGGCCGGAAGCATCGTGACGGTGCCGCAGGGCTGGTCGCTGATCTGGGAGAAGACGGGCGCCGACAAGGCCTACGTCGTCCTCGCCGGGGACCTCGACGTACGCCGTGGCAAGGAGGTCGTCGGGCACCTCACCGCTGGCGACGTCGTCGGTGAGGTCGCGATCGTCCGCCGCCGCCTGCGCACCGCAACGGTCGTCGCCGCCACGCCCCTCGAGGTCCTGCACTTCACCCGCGAGGCCGTCGAGCGCCTGTACGCCGAGGTGCCTGCCTTCCGCGCCAGCCTCGACCGTGCCGTCATCGAGCACGCCTGAGCCCGTGGCTTGAGACTGGCCTCACGTTGCCCGATCACTCTCAGGACAGGACACTGGATTCCATGACCGAGAAGTTGAGCAAGTCCGAGATCCGCAAGGACCAGATCCAGGACTCGGTGGAGGCCGCCACCCATGCTGTCGGCCAGGTCTCCAACGTGGTGATCGGCGCCGTCGGCGACGTGGTCAAGGCCGTTGGCGGTTTCGCCACCGACCTCTTCGAGATCCGCGAGGCTGCGAAGAACGCCCGCAAGGACCAAGGCGTGGAGGATGGCTCGGACGACGAGGACTGACCTCCGCCAGCCCCACCAGCAGAAATCACCCCCGACGCGAGTCGGGGGTGATTTTCGTTGGTGGCGGCGTTCTCGGCGCTACGTTGAGCCCATGGCGCGCAAGAGCAAGGGTGTCGCCCGCCGCATGATCGGAGCCGCGATCAGCGCCGGGCTCCAGGGCGACGAGGTCGGTGGCAGCACGCTGCGCGACGTGCGGCTCTGGGTGGATGTCGCCCGCAACCAGGTGTTGGGGGAGTTCCTCGAGCTGGAGGCGCGACCGGCAGGCCTGCGCTGCGACGTCGTGGTGACCGGCGAGCTGGTCGTGCCGCGCCGGGTCCGTCAACCGCGCGCCGTGCACCTCAGGCCGCTGGCGGTCGAGCTTGCTCCGCTGCGCAAGGTGACGTTGCAGCTCGAGGTGCCCGAGGCCGGACGCAAGGCGGCCGGTCGGGCGCTCGGCAGGGGAGAGGCAGTCACCGCAACGGTGACGTTGAAGGCGACCGACGCGCGCGGGCACGCCGCGAGTGTCGAACGCACGATCCTGCTCAGCCTCGCGCAGTAGCGGTCAGTCGTCGGGATCGTCGAGACGCGCCAGCCAGGTGGCGAAGCGCTCTATCGGGATCTCGAACTCGGGGAACGTGTCCACGAACTCCTGCATGCGGTCAGCGACCCACGCAAGGGTGACTTCCTCGTCACCCCTGCGCTTCTCGAGCTCTTCGAGCCCGCGATCGGTGAAGTACATGCCGTCAGGAGAACGCGCGGCCGAGGAGCTCTGCGTTCTCGACCTGGTGGCGCTTCGCCGTGCCCACCGCGGTGGTCGACGACGACGGACGCGTGATCGGCTGGACCGGACGGCCGAGCTCGTGCACCACGTTCAGCACGTACGACGGCCACGGGCCCTGGTTGAACGGCTCGTCCTGGACCCACTTGACGGTGGCGTCGGGGTACTTGGCCAGCTCGGCCTTGATCTCCTCGATCGGCCAGGGGTAGAGCTGCTCGACCCGGACGATCGCGACGTCCTCCCGCGCGAGCTTCTTGCGCTCCACGACGAGGTCCCAGGTGAGGCGACCGGACACGAGCAGGACCGTCTTGACCTTGGCGGCGTCCACCGAGTCGTCACCGATGACCGGCAGGAACGTGCCGTTGGTGAAGTCGGCCGGCTGGGAGGCGGCCTCCTTGCGCTTGAGCATCGACTTCGGGGTGAAGACGATCAGCGGCTTGTGCTCGCCGCCGAGCGAGTGGCGACGGAGCAGGTGGAAGTGCGACGCCGGGGTTGACGGCTGGGCAACGACCATGGCCTCGTCGGCACAGAGCGTGAGGAACCGCTCGATGCGCGCGGAGGAGTGGTCGGCGCCCTGGCCCTCGTAGCCGTGCGGCAGCAGCATCACGACACCGGAGTCCTGACCCCACTTGGTCTTGCCCGCGGAGATGTACTCGTCGATGACCGACTGCGCGCCGTTGACGAAGTCTCCGAACTGGGCCTCCCACAGGACGAGAGCGTCCGGGCGGGCGACCGAGTAGCCGTACTCGAAGCCGAGCGCGGCGTACTCCGAGAGCAGCGAGTCGTAGCAGAAGAACTTCGCCTGGTCCTCGGTGAGGTTGGACAGCGGGGTCCACTCGTCGGCGTTGTGGCGGTCGATGATCGTCGCGAAGCGCTGCACGAACGTGCCACGACGCGAGTCCTGGCCGGCCAGGCGGACCGGACGGCCCTCCATGAGCAGCGAGCCGAAGGCGAGGATCTCGCCCGTGCCCCAGTCGATCGGGCCGTCGGTGATCGCTGCGGCGCGACGCTGGAGCTGCGGCATGACCTTCGGGTGGACCGTGAAGCCCTCCGGCGGGGTGATGTAGGCGTCGGAGATCCGCTTGAGCACCTCGGAGGTGACTGCCGTGGTGGTCACGCCGGCGAGCTTCTCCGGGTAGTCCGGGACGGTCGTCCACTCGTCGGGCTTGGCGTCGGCGTCGCGCACGTCGGTGAAGACCCGCTCGAGCTGCGCCTGGTACTGGCGGAGGACCTCCTCGGCCTCCTCGATCGTGATGTCGCCACGACCGATGAGCGACTCGGTGTAGAGCTTGCGCACCGAGCGCTTCTGCTCGATGAGGTCATACATCAGCGGCTGCGTGTACGACGGGTCGTCGCCCTCGTTGTGACCGCGACGGCGGTAGCAGACGAGGTCGATGACGACGTCCTTGTTGAACGCCTGGCGGTACTCGAACGCGAGCCGGGCGACCCGGATACAGGCCTCGGGGTCATCGCCGTTCACGTGGAAGATCGGCGCCTGAACCATGCGGGCGACGTCGGTGCAGTAGAGCGACGAGCGCGAGGAACCGGGGGAGGTGGTGAAGCCGACCTGGTTGTTGATGACCAGGTGGATCGTGCCGCCCGTGCGGTAACCACGCAGCTGCGAGAGGTTGAGCGTCTCTGCGACGACACCCTGGCCGGCGAAGGCCGCGTCACCGTGGAGGAGGAGCGGCAGCACCGGGAACTCGTTGCCGCGGTCGAGCACGTCCTGCTTCGCGCGGGCGATGCCGGTGAGCACCGGGTCGACGGTCTCGAGGTGCGAGGGGTTCGCCGCGACGGAGACCTTGATCTTGTCGCCGCTGCCGGCGACGAACTCGCCGTCCGCGCCGAGGTGGTACTTCACGTCGCCCGAGCCCTGGACCGTGCGCGGGTCGATGTTGCCCTCGAACTCGCGGAAGATCTGGGTGTAGGACTTGCCGACGATGTTGGCCAGCACGTTGAGGCGGCCACGGTGGGCCATGCCGATCGCGACCTCGTCGAGGCCGGCCTGGGCGGCTGCCTCGCAGATCTCGTCGACGACGGGGACCGTGGTCTCGCCGCCCTCGAGGGAG
This genomic interval from Nocardioides cavernaquae contains the following:
- a CDS encoding multifunctional oxoglutarate decarboxylase/oxoglutarate dehydrogenase thiamine pyrophosphate-binding subunit/dihydrolipoyllysine-residue succinyltransferase subunit, which produces MAESSQQNPTSDFGANEWLVDEMFEQYQKDPASVGAEWAAYFAGRNGTNGTPAAAAVTAAAAAPAAPAAAAPAAAPVTAPIPVAKPRPDNTKAAEPAKGTTSPAPRDPKPTAPVTTKDDPTYAPLKGIPLATAKNMDISLAVPTATSVRNIPVKLLWDNRTVINNHLKRARGGKVSFTHLIGYAIIKAIKANPEYNNTYAVVDGKPTMVTPAHINLGLAIDQQKADGTRQLVAPSIKGCESMDFAGFWTAYEEIVRKAKNNKLGMDDYAGTTVSLTNVGGLGTNNSVPRLMQGQAAIVGVGSMDYPPEFQGASEETLTRNAVSRIMTMTSTYDHRVIQGAQSGEFLRRVHQLLLGEDGFYDEIFRSLRIPYQPIRWANDIATSHDDQISKPARILELIHAYRVRGHLMADTDPLEYKQRSHPDLEIEQHGLTLWDLDREFATGSFGGSGRFMKLRGILGILRDSYCRTTGIEYMHIMDPEQRRWIQERVEKPYDKESREEQLRILQKLNQAEAFETFLQTKFVGQKRFSLEGGETTVPVVDEICEAAAQAGLDEVAIGMAHRGRLNVLANIVGKSYTQIFREFEGNIDPRTVQGSGDVKYHLGADGEFVAGSGDKIKVSVAANPSHLETVDPVLTGIARAKQDVLDRGNEFPVLPLLLHGDAAFAGQGVVAETLNLSQLRGYRTGGTIHLVINNQVGFTTSPGSSRSSLYCTDVARMVQAPIFHVNGDDPEACIRVARLAFEYRQAFNKDVVIDLVCYRRRGHNEGDDPSYTQPLMYDLIEQKRSVRKLYTESLIGRGDITIEEAEEVLRQYQAQLERVFTDVRDADAKPDEWTTVPDYPEKLAGVTTTAVTSEVLKRISDAYITPPEGFTVHPKVMPQLQRRAAAITDGPIDWGTGEILAFGSLLMEGRPVRLAGQDSRRGTFVQRFATIIDRHNADEWTPLSNLTEDQAKFFCYDSLLSEYAALGFEYGYSVARPDALVLWEAQFGDFVNGAQSVIDEYISAGKTKWGQDSGVVMLLPHGYEGQGADHSSARIERFLTLCADEAMVVAQPSTPASHFHLLRRHSLGGEHKPLIVFTPKSMLKRKEAASQPADFTNGTFLPVIGDDSVDAAKVKTVLLVSGRLTWDLVVERKKLAREDVAIVRVEQLYPWPIEEIKAELAKYPDATVKWVQDEPFNQGPWPSYVLNVVHELGRPVQPITRPSSSTTAVGTAKRHQVENAELLGRAFS
- a CDS encoding cyclic nucleotide-binding domain-containing protein, producing MSPDQVVQSLARLNTFCDASETELRTIAEAGSIVTVPQGWSLIWEKTGADKAYVVLAGDLDVRRGKEVVGHLTAGDVVGEVAIVRRRLRTATVVAATPLEVLHFTREAVERLYAEVPAFRASLDRAVIEHA
- a CDS encoding DUF6104 family protein, with protein sequence MYFTDRGLEELEKRRGDEEVTLAWVADRMQEFVDTFPEFEIPIERFATWLARLDDPDD